GGTATCTAAGGGTGGAATTTGTCGTGTGCAAACGCATTTTGCCGGTTCCCAGTTCGGCAAAAGTTCCTGGACGTGCTACAAGTATGCTGGCGAAGGCGCTTGGGAAGAAACGGATTGCCCTGCAGGCCCGGACAAAGAATGCAATGAAGAGAACAAGGGTGCAAGGGAACAGCTTACCTTAACCAACGATGCAATTTTTTATGAGTGCATGGGCGAAAAGTGGGCGGAAATGAGCATGGAGGATTACTATTGCGCTACGGGGAAAGAGTCCGTTGGAGATACGTGTTCTTTTGAACTGTCCGGTAAAAAATATTATTTCCGGTACGATAGCGTTGATACGGATGTCGGCAGGTGGACCGAGGGTACTTTTGATCCCGAATTAGGTTTTTGTACAGTGCGCGATGATATGTATTGGAAACGTCCGTATGCTAAAAAGGGCGAGGAATATTATTACTGCGCCGGCACGGCATGGCTGCCGACAAGCCTTGTTCCGCGGCAATACACGGATCCCCGAAAGGAAGGCCTGACGGACGAGGAATACGACAAGCTGGATTTGCCCAAAGACGCCAAGGTCGGTGACCGTGCGGATGGGTTGCTCGAATATTGTGATTTTAACAGAGATATGGGAAATTTGGAATCGCATGTCTACGATTTTTGTTACTCTGTCAATCACTACCGGTATCGCGAAGATGGTTCCTGGACAAAGGAAACTCTTGATGACAAGCATGAAGATGAGGTTAATCTAGACAGCTTGCCCTGTGGGGGATCCACATGGTGCTGTGCGGAAACAGAGGGGATGACGCAGAGAACGTTTTATGCCTTTGATCAGCCAGAAAGGCTCTATCAATGCGTTTCCGGTGAGGTTGTCTTAGTGGAATACCTCTGGAACCGGTATGAAGAGAAGGCTGCGGCAGAGTAGATTTTAAATAGTCAAGGGAGGCTTCAGTATGAAGTTGGTTCGTTGTAGTTCCGCTTTTGTGATGAGTTCGCTTGCCGTTTCCATGATGTTCGCGCTTGGCGCATGCACCGACTCCTCGTCTGGAACAGTGTCGGAAGGTCTTACAGACTCATCGGAAGGTCCTGTTGACGAAAGGTTTGCTGAGCTTAATGCTCGAGATGCCGCTTATTGCAACGCCCAGCATCCTGATGGACCTCCGTATGAATGTGATGAATCGTTGGAAATGGATGGGGCCTTCTATATCGATTCTGATTATAAAGCGGATGTGGAAGGAGACTGTATTTATAAGTGCAAACACAATAAATGGTCCGTCGTCTCCGCAAAGGATATTCCCGCTAATGCGAAAGCAATTTTTGATTATGAAGATCCCTACATTGATGAAACTCTTATATTGCAACTAAAAAAATGTAACTCCGAACACGAAGGGCTTGTCGATTCGGTATGCACTTTCGAAACCAAGGGCCGTTGTGCAGAATATAGTCGCTACAAATGTGAGCAGGGAACTTGGAACTATATGGATTTGAACTATTGCAACATAATCAATCCCAAAGATGGCGATGAATGCTGCATAGCCACAGATTCCATGGGTGTAAAGAAAAGCTTCCTCTCTGTTTTTACGACGTCTTATGGATGGGTACGAAAAGCGAGTTATAGCGATTCCGAATGCAAGGATGTTGTTCGGGAATATGATGTCTGTTCGGAGCCCAAAGAAGCGTGCACCCAGTGTGACGCCGGAAAAATTGACTCCATGACGTCGATAAATTCTTCAAATACGTGCTATGCGATGTGTACTGCAGGGAGTTGGGTTATGCTGTCTGAGACGGCAGAGCAAATTGCGGTTCGCGAATATTGCGGTCCGGCTAGTGATGGTGGTTATCTATGCTGCTATCCGGAATCCCCTGAGTCAGATGATGGCATCTTCTATCAATCTGCTGCCAAAAGTATATTCAAAAGGGATTATTACACGTACAGGTATGGATCTTACTTTGAGGTCGGAGAGTGGAGAAAAACAGGAGAATCGTGTAAGGTTAGCGAACTTCCGAGACCAGAGTGGGAAATACTTTTCCCTGTGGAATATAATTGTGCAGACAAGGCAGAGTAGAATTGTAAATACACGTTTTGTGGATATCTTGTCCCGGGATTGCAAGCCGCAATCCCTTTTTCTTTCTATTTTTGTTCCCGAAAAAAATTAAAAGGATAAGACTATGGCAAAGTATAATCCGCAAGAGATCGAAACCAAGTGGCAAGCCTACTGGGAAGAACATCAAACTTTCAAAACGGGCGAAGATAAGTCCAAGCCCAAGTATTACTGCCTGGACATGTTCCCGTATCCGAGTGGCGCTGGCCTCCATGTGGGTCACCCCGAAGGTTACACCGCTACAGACATCATCTGCCGCTATAAGCGCAGCCGCGGCTTCAATGTGCTCCACCCCATGGGTTGGGACGCTTTCGGTCTTCCTGCTGAACAGTATGCTATTCAGACCGGTACGCATCCGGCCATTACGACCAAGAAAAACTGCGACAATTTCCGCCGCCAGATCAAGCGTCTTGGCCTCTCTTATGACTGGAACAAGGAAGTCAACACCACCGACCCGAAGTACTACAAGTGGACGCAGTGGATTTTCAAGCGCCTTTACGGCACCTGGTTCGATGAAGACCAGCAGAAGGGCCGCCCCATCGAAGAACTCCCGATTCCCTCTGATGTAGAAGCCAAGGGTGCTGCTGAAGTCCGCAAGTACAAGGACTCTAAGCGTCTCGCTTACTACGCCGACGCTCAAGTGTGGTGGTGCAAGCACTGCAAGATTGTGTGCGCCAACGAAGAAGTCCTGAACGACGGTTCCCACGAAAAGTGCGGCACCAAGGAAGTGGAACGCCGTAACCTCAAACAGTGGCTCATGCGCATTCCGTTGTATGGCGACCGCCTGCTGAAGGGCCTCGACAAGCTCGACTGGCCGCAGGGCGTGAAGGACATGCAGAAGAACTGGATCGGCAAGAGCTTCGGTGCTGAAGTGGATTTCCCCATCGCCGATGCCGAAGGCAAGCCGACGGAAAAGAAGCTCCGCGTTTACACGACCCGTTGCGATACGCTGTTCGGTGCTACCTACATGGTGGTGGCTCCGGAACACGCCATGGTGCCGGAACTCACGACTGCCGAACAGAAGGCCGCCGTGGAAGAATACGTGCACGCCGCCGCTCTCAAGAGCGACCTCGACCGTACGGAACTCGCCAAGGAAAAGACCGGCGTGTTCACCGGTTCCTATGCCGTGAACCCGCTCACCGGCACGAAGATTCCGGTGTGGGTCGCCGACTACGTTCTGACCGGCTACGGCACGGGCGCCATCATGGCTGTGCCTGCCCACGATACCCGTGACTTCGACTTTGCAAAGAAGTTTAACCTGCCCGTCATCTGCATCATGGAACCCGATGCAAGCTGCCCCGAAGATGTTCGCCCGAAGGTTCTCGCTGGCGAAGC
This region of Fibrobacter sp. genomic DNA includes:
- a CDS encoding class I tRNA ligase family protein, producing MAKYNPQEIETKWQAYWEEHQTFKTGEDKSKPKYYCLDMFPYPSGAGLHVGHPEGYTATDIICRYKRSRGFNVLHPMGWDAFGLPAEQYAIQTGTHPAITTKKNCDNFRRQIKRLGLSYDWNKEVNTTDPKYYKWTQWIFKRLYGTWFDEDQQKGRPIEELPIPSDVEAKGAAEVRKYKDSKRLAYYADAQVWWCKHCKIVCANEEVLNDGSHEKCGTKEVERRNLKQWLMRIPLYGDRLLKGLDKLDWPQGVKDMQKNWIGKSFGAEVDFPIADAEGKPTEKKLRVYTTRCDTLFGATYMVVAPEHAMVPELTTAEQKAAVEEYVHAAALKSDLDRTELAKEKTGVFTGSYAVNPLTGTKIPVWVADYVLTGYGTGAIMAVPAHDTRDFDFAKKFNLPVICIMEPDASCPEDVRPKVLAGEACWAADGTYINSENATLCLNGLNKKQGIAKVIEWLEANKIGKATVNYKLRDWLFSRQRYWGEPFPIIHWEDGEISTVDASELP